The following are encoded in a window of Pyxidicoccus trucidator genomic DNA:
- a CDS encoding MFS transporter, which produces MPGPHPAAGRVSLAGFYFLYYATVGIVLPFLPAYLKSLSLSATQVGLLLSISPLVSLLAPPFWGHLADRTGRASRVLTGLTVGATLAFSLFLVARSFPALVASMVTYAFFASSFTPLIDSLAMHYVARSGGSYAHLRMFGSLGFIVSAIVFGLLVAKVDQTLVLTPLVLLTLLIPWTLTLRDSAPTGLRPHPLAGLRLLRHADFRWLLAATSLHWVACAPYHGSLSIHVMELGLSPSVVGLTAGAGVLAELVVMALYPRLAGGFAPRHVLGFAFAASALRWVGMALTSSAGVMVALAPLHGLTFGAFYVACVGFLARRVPPELRASGQALFAAVTFGVGGLVGYTSSGAAYDWLGGHRLFAVAAVLELAAVVLVLQASPPPEGGPLPVESS; this is translated from the coding sequence ATGCCAGGCCCGCATCCGGCGGCCGGCCGGGTATCCCTGGCCGGCTTCTATTTCCTCTATTACGCAACGGTGGGAATCGTCCTTCCGTTCCTGCCCGCGTACCTCAAGTCGCTGTCGCTCTCCGCGACCCAGGTGGGGCTGCTCCTCTCCATCAGCCCGCTCGTCTCCCTGCTTGCTCCACCGTTCTGGGGCCACCTCGCCGACCGCACGGGCCGCGCCTCCCGGGTGCTCACCGGGCTGACAGTCGGCGCCACACTCGCATTCTCCCTCTTCCTCGTCGCACGGAGCTTCCCCGCGCTGGTGGCATCGATGGTGACGTACGCGTTCTTCGCGTCGTCCTTCACGCCCCTCATCGACAGCCTGGCGATGCACTACGTGGCGCGCTCCGGCGGCAGCTACGCGCACCTGCGGATGTTCGGCTCGCTGGGCTTCATCGTGTCCGCAATCGTCTTCGGGCTGCTGGTGGCGAAGGTGGACCAGACACTGGTGCTGACGCCGCTGGTGCTGCTGACCCTGCTCATTCCGTGGACGCTCACGCTGCGCGACTCCGCCCCTACCGGCCTCCGTCCGCACCCGCTGGCCGGGCTGCGGCTGCTGCGCCATGCGGACTTCCGGTGGCTGCTCGCGGCCACGAGCCTGCACTGGGTGGCGTGCGCGCCCTACCACGGCTCGCTGTCCATCCACGTCATGGAGCTGGGGCTGTCCCCTTCCGTGGTGGGCCTGACGGCGGGCGCGGGCGTGCTCGCGGAGCTGGTGGTGATGGCGCTGTACCCGCGCCTCGCCGGAGGCTTCGCGCCACGGCACGTGCTGGGCTTCGCCTTCGCCGCGAGCGCGCTGCGCTGGGTCGGCATGGCGCTGACCTCGTCCGCGGGGGTGATGGTGGCGCTCGCGCCGCTGCACGGGCTGACCTTCGGCGCCTTCTACGTGGCCTGCGTCGGCTTCCTCGCGCGGCGCGTGCCACCGGAGCTGCGCGCTTCGGGACAGGCCCTGTTCGCGGCCGTGACGTTCGGCGTGGGGGGACTGGTGGGCTACACCTCCTCCGGGGCCGCGTACGACTGGCTGGGGGGCCACCGGCTCTTCGCCGTGGCCGCCGTCCTGGAGCTGGCCGCCGTCGTCCTGGTCCTCCAGGCCTCGCCGCCTCCCGAGGGGGGTCCCCTGCCGGTGGAGTCCTCGTGA
- a CDS encoding SpoIID/LytB domain-containing protein, which produces MRPAVLPLLVTVLLSACAASKPAPGGVPPPPAGQAGVPSDGGTASLPPPPSESDGGTDGGTDAGASLPLPERPAGEDPLAQGLPGPGDLKRLDFRGGEPRIPIRLMEGRREVTFSSRGRMRLRFGGPDDKVLDAAAGTRWTVRVTQGESAVLSARVQLGEFRTADREGLSAAQEEWRARGIAVRSHVLGAVYGIAGKVIDNRRNLLLVDEALTPEAAARRQAELLREYGVRTTLFEELRTPPSAILEVRDEAGVVVGLAQDRLDAETPDGAGFDVRQVEYGVGYDFHSFEDRTFRGALQLVVDRAGTLAVVNVVPLEDLLKGLVPSEIFARAHPEALKAQAVTARGEVLAKVGIKHLADPYLLCSEQHCAVYRGRTGEVASTTAAVEATRGEGLFSQDGRLVDSVYSAVCGGHTEDNDIVWGGTPDPSLRGRPDVLPSAGHFPLPAHLEEWLAAPDLPAACRLSSFAQPSKFRWEKRFTAEQVDALTKRLGVGRVQAMALSERGVSGRARVLTLAGELGATQVRGELNIRRLFGMLNSSMAVVEAERGVEGQITGWLFRGGGWGHGVGMCQTGAIGRAEAGQRYQDILRHYFNGAEVAPIY; this is translated from the coding sequence GTGCGACCCGCCGTCCTGCCGCTCCTCGTCACCGTCCTCCTCTCTGCCTGCGCGGCCTCGAAGCCCGCGCCGGGCGGTGTCCCCCCTCCTCCAGCCGGGCAGGCGGGCGTGCCTTCGGATGGAGGCACGGCCTCCCTCCCGCCGCCCCCTTCCGAGAGCGACGGAGGCACGGACGGAGGCACGGACGCGGGCGCCAGCCTCCCGCTCCCGGAGCGCCCCGCTGGCGAGGACCCGCTGGCCCAGGGGCTGCCCGGGCCGGGGGACCTCAAGCGGCTGGACTTCCGGGGCGGCGAGCCCCGAATCCCCATCCGGCTGATGGAGGGCCGACGCGAGGTGACGTTCTCCTCCCGGGGGCGGATGCGGCTGCGCTTCGGCGGGCCCGACGACAAGGTGCTGGACGCGGCAGCGGGGACCCGGTGGACGGTGCGGGTGACGCAGGGAGAGTCGGCCGTGCTCTCCGCGCGCGTGCAGTTGGGCGAGTTCCGCACCGCGGACCGGGAAGGGCTGAGCGCGGCGCAGGAGGAGTGGCGGGCGCGCGGCATCGCGGTGCGCTCGCACGTGCTGGGCGCGGTGTACGGCATCGCCGGCAAGGTCATCGACAACCGGCGCAACCTGCTGCTGGTGGATGAGGCCCTCACCCCCGAGGCGGCCGCCCGCCGGCAGGCGGAGCTGCTGCGCGAGTACGGGGTGAGGACCACGCTCTTCGAGGAGCTGCGCACCCCGCCGAGCGCCATCCTCGAGGTACGGGACGAGGCCGGGGTGGTGGTGGGGCTGGCACAGGACCGGCTGGACGCCGAGACACCGGACGGCGCGGGCTTCGACGTGCGGCAGGTGGAGTACGGCGTGGGCTACGACTTCCACAGCTTCGAGGACCGCACCTTCCGGGGCGCCCTCCAGCTGGTGGTGGACCGCGCCGGCACGCTGGCGGTGGTCAACGTGGTGCCCCTGGAAGACCTGCTGAAGGGGCTGGTGCCCTCGGAAATCTTCGCGCGCGCCCACCCCGAGGCGCTCAAGGCCCAGGCCGTCACCGCCCGGGGCGAGGTGCTGGCCAAGGTGGGCATCAAACACCTGGCGGACCCGTACCTCCTCTGCTCGGAGCAGCACTGCGCCGTGTACCGCGGGCGCACCGGCGAGGTGGCCAGCACCACGGCCGCCGTGGAGGCCACCCGGGGCGAGGGACTCTTCAGCCAGGACGGGCGGCTGGTGGACTCCGTCTACAGCGCGGTGTGCGGAGGCCACACCGAGGACAACGACATCGTCTGGGGCGGAACGCCGGACCCGTCACTGCGCGGGCGCCCGGACGTGCTGCCCTCGGCGGGCCACTTCCCCCTGCCGGCACACCTGGAGGAGTGGCTGGCCGCCCCGGACCTGCCGGCCGCCTGCCGGCTGTCCAGCTTCGCGCAGCCCAGCAAGTTCCGCTGGGAGAAGCGCTTCACGGCCGAGCAGGTGGACGCCCTGACGAAGCGGCTGGGGGTGGGCCGGGTGCAGGCCATGGCCCTGTCGGAGCGGGGGGTGTCGGGGCGGGCGCGGGTGCTGACGCTGGCCGGGGAGCTGGGGGCCACCCAGGTGCGGGGGGAGCTGAACATCCGCCGGCTCTTCGGGATGCTGAACAGCAGCATGGCCGTGGTGGAAGCCGAGCGGGGCGTCGAGGGCCAGATTACCGGCTGGCTTTTCCGTGGCGGCGGCTGGGGCCACGGAGTAGGGATGTGCCAGACAGGCGCTATCGGCCGGGCGGAGGCCGGGCAGCGCTACCAGGACATCCTCCGTCACTACTTCAACGGCGCCGAAGTGGCCCCCATCTATTGA
- a CDS encoding GNAT family N-acetyltransferase — MATPTDSTAPVSITQIQGEAELMQALAIREVVFIEEQHVPEGIERDAEDANAYHVIANQGGHAIGTGRLVMLPQAPANQPGKWGQIGRMAVLQAHRKARVGSLLLTALEDEARRRGVTGIMLHAQLYALEFYKKHGYEPVGAVFQEAGIDHLEMHKRL; from the coding sequence ATGGCCACTCCCACGGATTCCACCGCGCCCGTTTCCATCACCCAAATCCAGGGTGAGGCGGAGCTCATGCAGGCGCTTGCCATCCGCGAAGTGGTGTTCATCGAGGAGCAGCACGTCCCCGAGGGCATCGAGCGCGACGCGGAGGACGCCAACGCCTACCACGTCATCGCGAACCAGGGTGGCCATGCCATTGGCACGGGCCGCCTGGTGATGCTGCCGCAGGCTCCCGCCAACCAGCCGGGGAAGTGGGGGCAGATTGGCCGCATGGCGGTGCTCCAGGCGCATCGCAAGGCGCGCGTGGGCTCCCTGCTGCTGACCGCGCTGGAGGACGAGGCGCGTCGGCGGGGCGTCACCGGCATCATGCTGCACGCGCAGCTCTACGCGCTCGAGTTCTACAAGAAGCACGGCTACGAGCCGGTGGGTGCCGTCTTCCAGGAAGCCGGCATCGACCACCTGGAGATGCACAAGCGCCTGTAG
- the asd gene encoding aspartate-semialdehyde dehydrogenase, with the protein MARLRAALIGATGLAGQQFIAALKDHPFIELTGLAASPRSAGKAYGEALKTANGMTAWFVPEPLSAQIARMPVVSGDSLQAKDYDLVFSAVEADVARELEPRLAKDIPVFSAASAFRYEDDVPLLIPPVNASHAPLVREQQKRRGWKGYIVPIPNCTTTGLAVTLAPLAERFGVKAVLMTSLQAMSGAGRSPGVIGLDILDNVIPHIPKEEHKVEVETKKILGALRADGAALTPHDIRVSCTCTRVAVMEGHTESVFVSLGAKATVAEVIQTMREWRGAEVARGLPSAPPNWIEVLDDPFRPQPRLDRDTHGGMATTVGRVREDGVLENGFKYVLVSHNTKMGAARGAILVAEQLRAQGLLG; encoded by the coding sequence ATGGCCAGGCTTCGCGCGGCGCTCATCGGCGCCACAGGACTCGCTGGACAGCAGTTCATCGCGGCCCTGAAAGACCACCCGTTCATCGAGCTGACCGGCCTCGCCGCGTCGCCCCGCTCGGCGGGCAAGGCCTACGGGGAGGCGCTGAAGACGGCCAACGGCATGACGGCCTGGTTCGTCCCCGAGCCGCTGTCCGCCCAGATTGCCCGCATGCCCGTGGTGAGTGGCGACTCGCTCCAGGCGAAGGACTACGACCTGGTCTTCTCCGCCGTCGAGGCGGACGTGGCGCGCGAGCTGGAGCCCCGGCTGGCGAAGGACATCCCCGTCTTCTCCGCCGCCAGCGCCTTCCGTTACGAGGACGACGTTCCCCTCCTCATCCCTCCCGTCAACGCCTCGCACGCCCCGCTCGTGCGCGAGCAGCAGAAGCGGCGCGGCTGGAAGGGCTACATCGTTCCCATTCCCAACTGCACCACCACCGGCCTCGCCGTGACGCTGGCTCCGCTGGCCGAGCGCTTCGGCGTGAAGGCGGTGCTGATGACCAGCCTGCAGGCCATGTCCGGTGCCGGCCGCTCGCCGGGCGTCATCGGACTGGACATCCTCGACAACGTCATCCCCCACATCCCCAAGGAGGAGCACAAGGTCGAGGTGGAGACGAAGAAGATCCTCGGCGCCCTGCGCGCCGACGGCGCGGCGCTCACCCCGCATGACATCCGGGTGTCCTGCACGTGCACCCGCGTGGCCGTCATGGAGGGACACACGGAGTCCGTCTTCGTGTCGCTGGGAGCGAAGGCCACGGTGGCCGAGGTCATCCAGACGATGCGCGAATGGAGGGGGGCCGAGGTGGCTCGCGGCCTGCCGTCCGCTCCCCCGAACTGGATTGAGGTGCTGGATGATCCGTTCCGCCCGCAGCCCCGGTTGGACCGGGACACCCACGGCGGCATGGCGACCACGGTGGGGCGCGTGCGCGAGGATGGTGTGCTGGAGAACGGCTTCAAGTACGTGCTCGTCTCCCACAACACCAAGATGGGAGCCGCGCGCGGGGCCATCCTCGTGGCCGAGCAGCTGCGGGCCCAGGGACTGCTCGGCTGA
- a CDS encoding acyl-CoA dehydrogenase family protein, with amino-acid sequence MLHGHGLYLEEHDAFRRTVRAVVDKELLPFATEWEEKEEFPRELFTRFGELGFLGLKYPVEYGGSAAGELYEAVLLEELGRCGSGGVSAGLAAQFTIATGPLHLFGTDAQKRRWLTPAIHGEKIGALGISEPDAGSDVAGLRTTARRDGDAYVLNGSKTYITNGVRADFVVLAVKTDPAAGHKGLSMVVVEKGTPGFSVGRKLKKVGWRASDTAELFFEDCRVPAENLLGVEGQGFSQIMGNFQWERLSLALGAVGAMDDMLEKVLEHVKSRRAFGQSLNQFQVVRHKLADLFTARECARQLTYHALRLHVAGEWAVAQTSMAKKVATETACRVADECLQLHGGAGYMMEYDIQRHWRDARLGPIGGGTSEVMNEIIAKQLGL; translated from the coding sequence ATGCTGCACGGCCACGGCTTGTACCTCGAAGAGCATGACGCATTCCGCCGCACGGTGCGGGCGGTGGTCGACAAGGAGCTCCTCCCGTTCGCCACCGAGTGGGAGGAGAAGGAGGAGTTCCCCCGCGAGCTCTTCACGCGCTTCGGCGAGCTGGGCTTCCTCGGGCTGAAGTACCCGGTGGAGTACGGCGGCTCGGCGGCCGGGGAGCTGTACGAGGCGGTGCTCCTGGAGGAGCTGGGCCGCTGTGGCTCGGGGGGCGTGTCCGCCGGCCTGGCCGCGCAGTTCACCATCGCCACCGGCCCCCTCCACCTCTTCGGCACGGACGCGCAGAAGCGCCGCTGGCTCACTCCCGCCATCCACGGGGAGAAGATTGGCGCGCTCGGCATCTCCGAGCCTGATGCCGGCTCGGACGTGGCCGGCCTGCGCACCACCGCGCGGCGCGACGGGGACGCCTATGTCCTCAACGGCTCCAAGACGTACATCACCAACGGCGTGCGCGCGGACTTCGTGGTGCTGGCGGTGAAGACGGACCCGGCCGCGGGCCACAAGGGGCTGTCCATGGTGGTGGTGGAGAAGGGCACGCCGGGCTTCAGCGTGGGCCGCAAGCTGAAGAAGGTGGGCTGGCGCGCCTCGGACACCGCGGAGCTGTTCTTCGAGGACTGCCGCGTGCCCGCGGAGAACCTGCTCGGCGTGGAGGGACAGGGCTTCTCGCAAATCATGGGCAACTTCCAGTGGGAGCGCCTGTCGCTGGCCCTGGGCGCGGTGGGCGCCATGGACGACATGCTGGAGAAGGTGCTCGAGCACGTGAAGTCGCGCCGCGCCTTCGGCCAGTCGCTCAACCAGTTCCAGGTGGTGCGCCACAAGCTGGCGGACCTGTTCACCGCCCGCGAGTGCGCGCGCCAGCTCACCTACCACGCGCTGCGCCTGCACGTGGCCGGCGAGTGGGCCGTCGCGCAGACGTCCATGGCCAAGAAGGTGGCCACCGAGACGGCCTGCCGCGTGGCGGACGAGTGTCTCCAGCTCCACGGCGGCGCGGGCTACATGATGGAGTACGACATCCAGCGCCACTGGCGCGACGCGCGCCTGGGCCCCATCGGCGGTGGCACCAGCGAGGTGATGAACGAAATCATCGCCAAGCAGCTCGGGCTGTAG
- the hrpB gene encoding ATP-dependent helicase HrpB codes for MADVALPIDPLLPEVVSTLRGARSLVLEAPPGAGKTTRVPRALLEAGLGQGKEILVLQPRRLPTRLAAQRVSEELGERVGDTVGYQVRFEDVRSAKTRLSFVTEGVLGRRLLSDPKLKDVGVVVLDEFHERHLSADISLALLRRLQETARPDLKVVVMSATLEADPIKAYLGGCPSLRSEGRRFDVSVEYLPTPDERYLDQQVLSGIKRVFANGLDGDVLVFLPGAGEIRRARDACAEFAERHGVDVLPLHGDLSPAEQDRAVRRSPRRKIILSTNVAETSVTIDGVAVVIDTGLARVASHSPWSGLPQLKLSKVSRASAIQRAGRAGRTRAGQCLRLYTQHDFDGRPEQEAPEIRRMDLTETVLALRASGVTDLGAFPFFEAPPAASLEAAETLLRRLGAVDAKGLVTDVGQRLLRFPVHPRQARVIVEGERRGVGAEAATLAALMGERDIRREARANLGSGSRGSAVVSGPSDLLELLERFREAERASFASGRLHSLSLEAGAVQSVDRVQKQLRRAVRGQGERPHRAEDVEQALMLSVLAGYPDRVARRRRPRAPELLLFGGGTVSLSELSVVQDADLMVAVDAEERPGRGAMVRIASAVEPEWLLDLYPDALEEVDTLQWNAEARRVERLTRLSYGNLVLEETRAPAPASEAAARVLVEAALAAGPGKFADPEALEQWRTRVALLGQAFPEAKFPTVDDAFLRDALASLCSDARSFKDLEGVSLLDALYARLTSDQQRLLSAHAPERVTLPGGRGVKVHYEPGKPPWVESRLQDFFGMAQGPNVCAGRVPLVLHLLAPNMRAVQVTTDLAGFWERHYPALRKELSRKYPRHSWPEDPRHAQPPPPKPPRR; via the coding sequence ATGGCGGACGTCGCCCTTCCCATCGATCCCCTCCTGCCGGAAGTCGTCTCCACGCTGCGTGGCGCGCGCTCGCTCGTGCTGGAGGCCCCTCCCGGCGCGGGCAAGACGACGCGCGTACCCCGCGCGCTACTGGAGGCCGGGCTCGGGCAGGGCAAGGAGATCCTCGTCCTCCAGCCCCGCCGCCTCCCCACCCGCCTCGCCGCCCAGCGCGTCTCCGAGGAGCTGGGCGAGCGCGTGGGCGACACCGTCGGCTACCAGGTCCGCTTCGAGGACGTGCGCAGCGCGAAGACGCGCCTGTCCTTCGTCACCGAGGGCGTGCTCGGCCGCCGCCTCCTGTCTGACCCGAAGCTGAAGGACGTGGGCGTCGTCGTGCTCGATGAGTTCCACGAGCGCCACCTGTCCGCGGACATCTCGCTCGCCCTGCTGCGCCGGCTCCAGGAGACCGCGCGCCCCGACCTCAAGGTCGTCGTCATGTCCGCGACCCTGGAGGCCGACCCCATCAAGGCATACCTCGGAGGTTGTCCCTCCCTTCGCTCCGAGGGACGCCGCTTCGACGTGAGCGTGGAGTACCTGCCCACGCCGGATGAGCGGTACCTCGACCAGCAGGTGCTCTCCGGCATCAAGCGCGTGTTCGCCAATGGCCTGGACGGCGACGTGCTCGTCTTCCTCCCTGGCGCGGGGGAGATCCGCCGCGCGCGCGACGCCTGCGCCGAGTTCGCCGAGCGCCACGGCGTCGACGTGCTCCCCCTCCACGGTGACCTGTCCCCGGCCGAGCAGGACCGCGCCGTGCGCCGCAGCCCGCGCCGGAAGATCATCCTCTCCACCAACGTGGCCGAGACGTCCGTCACCATCGACGGCGTGGCCGTGGTCATCGACACCGGACTGGCGCGCGTGGCCAGCCACTCGCCCTGGTCCGGCCTGCCCCAGCTCAAGCTGTCCAAGGTCAGCCGCGCCTCCGCCATCCAGCGCGCGGGGCGCGCCGGCCGTACGCGCGCCGGCCAGTGCCTGCGCCTCTACACCCAGCACGACTTCGACGGCCGCCCCGAGCAGGAAGCCCCCGAGATCCGCCGCATGGACTTGACGGAGACGGTGCTCGCCCTGCGTGCCTCCGGCGTGACGGACCTCGGCGCCTTCCCCTTCTTCGAGGCCCCTCCCGCCGCCTCGCTCGAAGCGGCGGAGACGCTCCTGCGCCGGCTGGGTGCGGTGGACGCGAAGGGGCTCGTCACCGACGTGGGCCAGCGACTGCTGCGCTTCCCCGTGCACCCGCGCCAGGCCCGCGTCATCGTCGAGGGCGAGCGCCGGGGCGTGGGCGCCGAGGCCGCCACGCTCGCGGCGCTCATGGGCGAGCGTGACATCCGCCGCGAGGCCCGCGCCAACCTGGGCAGCGGCAGCCGCGGCTCCGCCGTCGTCAGCGGCCCGTCAGATTTGCTGGAGCTGCTGGAGCGCTTCCGCGAGGCCGAGCGCGCGAGCTTCGCCTCGGGCCGCCTGCACTCCCTCTCGCTGGAGGCGGGCGCGGTGCAGTCCGTGGACCGCGTGCAGAAGCAGCTGCGGCGCGCCGTGCGCGGCCAGGGCGAGCGGCCCCACCGCGCCGAGGACGTGGAGCAGGCGCTGATGCTCAGCGTGCTCGCCGGCTACCCGGACCGCGTGGCCCGCCGGCGCCGCCCTCGCGCCCCCGAGCTGCTCCTGTTCGGCGGCGGCACCGTCTCCCTCTCCGAGCTGAGCGTGGTGCAGGACGCCGACCTCATGGTGGCCGTGGACGCGGAGGAGCGTCCGGGCCGGGGCGCCATGGTCCGCATCGCCAGCGCCGTGGAGCCCGAGTGGCTGCTGGACCTCTACCCGGACGCGCTGGAGGAGGTGGACACCCTCCAGTGGAACGCCGAGGCCCGCCGCGTGGAGCGCCTCACCCGCCTGTCCTACGGCAACCTCGTGCTGGAGGAGACGCGCGCGCCCGCCCCCGCCTCCGAGGCCGCCGCGCGCGTGCTCGTCGAGGCCGCGCTCGCCGCCGGCCCGGGGAAGTTCGCGGACCCGGAGGCGCTGGAGCAGTGGCGCACCCGCGTGGCCCTGCTCGGACAGGCCTTCCCCGAGGCGAAGTTCCCCACCGTGGACGACGCCTTCCTGCGCGACGCGCTGGCCTCGCTGTGCTCCGACGCGCGCAGCTTCAAGGACCTGGAGGGGGTGTCACTCCTGGACGCGCTCTACGCGCGCCTCACCTCGGATCAGCAGCGGCTGCTGTCCGCCCATGCACCGGAGCGCGTGACGCTGCCCGGAGGCCGGGGGGTGAAGGTGCACTACGAGCCCGGCAAGCCGCCCTGGGTGGAGTCCCGCCTGCAGGACTTCTTCGGCATGGCCCAGGGGCCCAACGTCTGCGCGGGGCGCGTCCCGCTGGTGCTGCACCTGCTGGCGCCCAACATGCGCGCGGTGCAGGTGACGACGGACCTGGCCGGTTTCTGGGAGCGGCACTACCCGGCCCTCCGCAAGGAGCTGAGCCGCAAGTACCCGCGACACTCGTGGCCGGAGGACCCGCGCCACGCGCAGCCGCCCCCGCCCAAGCCACCCCGGCGGTGA
- the fdxA gene encoding ferredoxin FdxA: MAYVVAEPCIKCKYTDCVEVCPVNCFYEGANFLVIHPDECIDCGACEPVCPTKAIFPETELPEKWKEYKPLNADFSAKWPNIAEKKDPLPEAEDFKDKQDKRAMLETKPGK, encoded by the coding sequence ATGGCCTATGTCGTCGCCGAGCCTTGCATCAAGTGCAAGTACACCGACTGTGTCGAGGTGTGCCCGGTCAACTGTTTCTACGAAGGTGCCAACTTCCTGGTCATCCACCCGGACGAGTGCATCGACTGCGGCGCTTGCGAGCCCGTGTGCCCCACCAAGGCCATCTTCCCGGAGACCGAGCTGCCCGAGAAGTGGAAGGAGTACAAGCCGCTGAACGCTGACTTCTCCGCGAAGTGGCCGAACATCGCCGAGAAGAAGGATCCGCTGCCCGAGGCAGAGGACTTCAAGGACAAGCAGGACAAGCGAGCCATGCTCGAGACGAAGCCGGGCAAGTAG
- a CDS encoding right-handed parallel beta-helix repeat-containing protein, which produces MKIRQGNRVKLKTPTAALAASLLLLGATAHAGGPGGVFDLPGLPTGTPAAPAPAPAAPAQPALPGSPGVLAPNVKPPLGVQPVPDTPVAELPAHPDHANIAEPGPQPGVAASALSQEAAATFSREWVVSATGNDAGDGSAAQPFRTIAKAVSAANPGEVIRVLAGTYAERIILDGAAKPGTPEAKITLQGEGRPRIIPGSGGGALVQVRRPNWVVDGFELDVQGQAFFAVTFEGNVTGSVLANSELHHGGGGAGVTTYGNATGVTIENNHIHDFVKNSGNKDSHGIVVQPTSRDITVRNNDIHDNSGDSVQCLGPEGFSSLPPADGLVVENNHFYANRENAVDIKTCHRVVIRNNRMHQFRPSTTAKGDVVVVHYSARDVTVEDNEIYDSAKGISVGGNREGPMPSGIIIRRNRVHDITDVGGGEGTGIRLENSNGTVVVNNTLTRVSTALIIGHGTGGPTQAPVVQNNIVDATPLAVSLGGQAPGMKMGSNLFPAGAQFKKDGTLVGLEQFKAGTGDTTSNAGSPDLGDAFAPGLAAVDHGSDVGLPFCGPGPDIGAVEMGC; this is translated from the coding sequence ATGAAAATCCGACAAGGCAACCGCGTGAAGCTGAAGACCCCGACGGCCGCCCTGGCCGCGAGCCTGCTCCTGCTCGGTGCGACCGCCCATGCTGGCGGCCCGGGCGGGGTGTTCGACCTTCCTGGCCTTCCGACGGGCACCCCGGCCGCGCCCGCTCCGGCCCCCGCTGCCCCGGCGCAGCCCGCGCTCCCTGGCTCGCCCGGGGTGCTGGCCCCCAATGTAAAGCCGCCCCTGGGCGTGCAGCCCGTGCCGGACACCCCGGTGGCGGAGCTGCCCGCGCACCCGGACCACGCGAACATCGCCGAGCCGGGCCCCCAGCCGGGCGTCGCGGCCTCGGCCCTGTCCCAGGAGGCGGCCGCCACCTTCTCCCGCGAGTGGGTGGTGAGCGCGACGGGCAACGACGCCGGTGACGGCAGCGCCGCACAGCCGTTCCGCACCATCGCCAAGGCCGTCAGCGCGGCCAACCCCGGCGAGGTCATCCGCGTGCTGGCCGGCACCTATGCCGAGCGCATCATCCTCGATGGCGCCGCGAAGCCCGGCACCCCGGAGGCGAAGATTACCCTCCAGGGCGAGGGTCGCCCGCGCATCATCCCCGGCAGCGGCGGGGGCGCGCTGGTGCAGGTGCGCCGCCCGAACTGGGTCGTCGACGGCTTCGAGCTGGACGTGCAGGGGCAGGCCTTCTTCGCCGTCACCTTCGAGGGCAACGTGACGGGCTCGGTGCTGGCCAACTCGGAGCTGCACCATGGCGGCGGCGGGGCGGGCGTGACGACCTATGGCAACGCCACCGGCGTCACCATCGAGAACAACCACATCCACGACTTCGTGAAGAACTCGGGCAACAAGGACTCGCACGGCATCGTGGTGCAGCCCACGTCGCGCGACATCACCGTGCGCAACAACGACATCCACGACAACTCGGGTGACTCCGTGCAGTGCCTGGGGCCCGAGGGCTTCAGCTCGCTGCCGCCCGCGGACGGGCTGGTGGTGGAGAACAACCACTTCTACGCCAACCGGGAGAACGCGGTGGACATCAAGACGTGCCACCGCGTGGTCATCCGCAACAACCGCATGCACCAGTTCCGCCCGTCCACCACGGCGAAGGGCGACGTGGTGGTGGTGCACTACTCGGCGCGCGACGTGACGGTGGAGGACAACGAAATCTACGACTCCGCCAAGGGCATCTCCGTGGGCGGCAACCGCGAGGGCCCCATGCCCTCGGGCATCATCATCCGGCGCAACCGCGTGCACGACATCACCGATGTCGGCGGCGGCGAGGGCACCGGCATCCGCCTGGAGAACTCCAACGGCACGGTGGTGGTGAATAACACCCTGACGCGCGTGTCCACGGCGCTCATCATCGGCCACGGCACCGGCGGGCCCACGCAGGCACCGGTGGTGCAGAACAACATCGTGGACGCCACGCCCCTCGCGGTGAGCCTGGGCGGCCAGGCCCCCGGCATGAAGATGGGCTCCAACCTCTTCCCGGCCGGAGCGCAGTTCAAGAAGGACGGGACGCTCGTGGGGCTGGAGCAGTTCAAGGCCGGCACGGGGGACACCACGTCCAACGCCGGCTCGCCGGACCTGGGCGACGCCTTCGCCCCGGGCCTCGCGGCCGTGGACCACGGCTCGGATGTGGGGCTGCCCTTCTGCGGCCCCGGCCCGGACATTGGCGCGGTGGAGATGGGCTGCTGA
- a CDS encoding rhodanese-like domain-containing protein, translated as MEPTIICAELYMRLGDDEILVLDCRDPSDWERYDLHIPGALRMTPTEIARDLHMLPDDELIVLCGCSPDGRDTRRVCRLLRMRGREAVCLEGGLGAWVTGGFPTERHTSAPQVALHH; from the coding sequence GTGGAGCCCACCATCATCTGTGCCGAGCTGTACATGCGTCTGGGCGACGATGAAATCCTCGTCCTGGACTGTCGCGACCCGTCGGATTGGGAACGCTATGACCTGCACATCCCCGGCGCGCTGAGGATGACTCCCACGGAGATTGCCCGCGATCTCCACATGCTCCCGGACGACGAGCTCATCGTCCTGTGCGGCTGCTCCCCGGACGGCAGGGATACCCGCCGCGTCTGCCGCCTGCTGCGCATGCGCGGGCGCGAGGCGGTCTGCCTCGAAGGCGGGCTCGGGGCCTGGGTGACAGGGGGCTTCCCCACGGAGCGCCATACCTCCGCCCCCCAGGTCGCCCTGCACCACTGA